In the genome of Olsenella profusa DSM 13989, one region contains:
- a CDS encoding isoprenyl transferase — translation MQTDITRQRAYFADAPGDVSLGAIDAARMPAHVSIIMDGNGRWAQARGLDRSSGHVAGVDSLKETVTASVRLGIDVLSAYAFSTENWKRPQHEVDLLMHLFATTLIEELPLFHQENVRLRFFGDLTALPRETFEVFQRGLDETKDNTGMTFALAVNYGARAEIARAARIIAERVRDGKLAVDDITPELMPRCLYTHGLPDPDLLIRTSGELRLSNYLLWQLAYTELYVTDTLWPDFDRWDLLRAIHSYQGRSRRFGGVAAR, via the coding sequence GTGCAGACGGACATCACACGACAGCGCGCGTACTTTGCGGACGCACCCGGCGACGTGAGCCTGGGGGCCATTGACGCTGCGCGCATGCCCGCGCACGTGTCCATCATCATGGATGGCAACGGGCGCTGGGCACAGGCACGGGGGCTCGACCGCTCGAGCGGCCACGTCGCAGGCGTCGACTCCCTCAAAGAGACGGTCACGGCCAGCGTGCGCCTGGGCATCGACGTGCTCTCGGCCTATGCCTTCTCCACGGAGAACTGGAAGCGTCCCCAACACGAGGTCGACCTGCTCATGCACCTGTTTGCCACCACGCTCATCGAGGAGCTGCCCCTCTTCCACCAGGAGAACGTGCGGCTGCGCTTCTTTGGTGACCTCACGGCGCTCCCCAGGGAGACCTTCGAGGTGTTCCAGCGGGGGCTCGACGAGACGAAGGACAACACGGGCATGACCTTTGCCCTGGCCGTCAACTATGGCGCGCGTGCCGAGATCGCCCGCGCCGCACGCATCATCGCCGAACGGGTGCGCGACGGCAAGCTTGCGGTGGACGACATCACGCCCGAGCTCATGCCCCGCTGCCTCTATACCCATGGCCTGCCCGATCCCGACCTGCTCATTCGCACGTCAGGTGAGCTGCGGCTCTCCAACTACCTACTGTGGCAGCTCGCCTACACGGAACTCTACGTCACCGATACCCTCTGGCCGGACTTCGACCGCTGGGATCTGCTGCGTGCCATCCATTCCTACCAGGGTAGAAGCCGTCGCTTTGGTGGTGTCGCGGCTCGGTGA
- the rpsB gene encoding 30S ribosomal protein S2 encodes MAVKINIRTLLEAGCHYGHQTRRWNPKMRPYIFGERNGIYILDLKQTVMDADKAYTFLKETAAKGGRVLFVGTKKQAQEPIATQAERCGMPYINQRWLGGMLTNFVTMRSRIDRMEELEAMVEDGRMALRGKKEQAMLTKELEKLQRNLGGVRDLKALPQALFVVDSKREEIAIREANRLHIPVVSLLDTNSDPDVVDYGIPANDDAIRSVNLMCELVADAVLAGSGKEQISAEEMAAGATTPAVETHAAVPEVVASEAPAAE; translated from the coding sequence ATGGCTGTCAAGATCAACATCCGCACCCTGCTCGAGGCTGGCTGCCACTACGGCCACCAGACGCGTCGCTGGAACCCCAAGATGCGCCCGTACATCTTCGGCGAGCGCAACGGCATCTACATCCTCGACCTCAAGCAGACCGTCATGGATGCGGACAAGGCGTACACCTTCCTCAAGGAGACCGCCGCCAAGGGTGGGCGCGTGCTCTTCGTGGGCACCAAGAAGCAGGCCCAGGAGCCCATCGCCACGCAGGCTGAGCGCTGCGGCATGCCCTACATCAACCAGCGCTGGCTCGGCGGCATGCTCACCAACTTCGTGACCATGCGATCCCGCATCGATCGCATGGAGGAGCTCGAGGCCATGGTCGAGGACGGCCGCATGGCGCTGCGGGGCAAGAAGGAGCAGGCCATGCTCACCAAGGAGCTCGAGAAGCTCCAGCGCAACCTCGGCGGCGTGCGCGACCTCAAGGCCCTGCCCCAAGCGCTCTTCGTGGTCGACTCCAAGCGCGAGGAGATCGCCATCCGCGAGGCCAACCGCCTGCACATCCCCGTCGTCTCGCTGCTCGACACCAACTCCGACCCCGACGTGGTCGACTACGGCATCCCCGCCAACGATGATGCCATCCGCTCCGTGAACCTCATGTGCGAGCTCGTGGCCGACGCCGTGCTGGCCGGCTCCGGCAAGGAGCAGATCAGTGCCGAGGAGATGGCCGCCGGCGCCACCACCCCTGCCGTGGAGACCCACGCCGCCGTTCCCGAAGTCGTCGCTTCCGAAGCCCCCGCGGCCGAGTAG
- the frr gene encoding ribosome recycling factor: MSQYTDSAKRHMERCVEGLRHNFAKVRTGRASAQVLADIKVDYYGQPTPITQLAAVKVPEASMLVVEPWDKSSLRAIEKAIEMSDLGITPGNDGSCIRLPFPKPTEERRRELVKECGKYAEEAKVAVRNARRDANNAAERAQKDADLSEDDVAREKKAIQKLTDSYVARIDDMLKTKTAEVMEI; this comes from the coding sequence ATGAGCCAATACACCGATTCCGCCAAGCGGCACATGGAAAGGTGCGTCGAGGGCCTCAGACACAACTTTGCCAAGGTGCGCACCGGCAGGGCAAGTGCCCAGGTGCTTGCGGACATCAAGGTGGACTACTATGGTCAGCCCACGCCCATCACGCAGCTGGCGGCCGTCAAGGTCCCCGAGGCCTCCATGCTGGTCGTCGAGCCATGGGACAAGAGCTCCCTCAGGGCCATCGAGAAGGCCATCGAGATGTCCGACCTGGGCATCACTCCTGGTAACGATGGCAGCTGCATCCGCCTGCCCTTCCCCAAGCCCACCGAGGAGCGCCGCCGCGAGCTGGTCAAGGAGTGCGGCAAGTATGCCGAGGAGGCCAAGGTGGCCGTACGCAACGCTCGCCGCGATGCCAACAATGCGGCCGAGCGCGCCCAGAAGGATGCCGACCTCTCCGAGGATGACGTCGCGCGGGAGAAGAAGGCCATCCAGAAGCTCACGGATTCCTATGTCGCCAGGATCGATGACATGCTCAAGACCAAGACCGCCGAGGTCATGGAGATTTAG
- the tsf gene encoding translation elongation factor Ts encodes MAKITAAQVKQLREMTDSPMMECKKALVEADGDLEAAVDVLRRMGVAKAVKRAGRDTNEGTIAAYVSEDGTKGALLELTCETDFVGTNPKFTGFATQLAEVVANEDPTNVDALLACRMGDGTVSDELTEMIHVIGENMKVARFQRIEQEQGALASYTHLGGKLADIVAFSFGSEATASNDEFKAFAHDVAMQVAAAAPVAAKREDVPAETIEHEKSIYMAQAADSGKPEAIQERIATGKLEKFYKEVVLTEQEFIKDGSVTISELAGKVGKACGDTITIESFVRFAFGA; translated from the coding sequence ATGGCAAAGATCACCGCTGCCCAGGTCAAGCAGCTTCGTGAGATGACCGACTCCCCCATGATGGAGTGCAAGAAGGCCCTCGTCGAGGCCGATGGCGACCTCGAGGCGGCCGTTGACGTCCTGCGCAGGATGGGGGTCGCCAAGGCCGTCAAGCGTGCTGGCCGCGACACCAACGAGGGGACCATCGCCGCGTACGTCTCGGAGGATGGCACCAAAGGCGCCCTCCTCGAGCTCACCTGCGAGACTGACTTCGTGGGCACCAATCCCAAGTTCACTGGCTTTGCGACCCAGCTTGCCGAGGTCGTTGCCAACGAGGATCCCACGAACGTCGATGCGCTGCTCGCCTGCAGGATGGGCGACGGCACCGTCTCCGACGAGCTCACCGAGATGATCCACGTCATTGGCGAGAACATGAAGGTCGCCCGCTTCCAGCGCATCGAGCAGGAGCAGGGTGCCCTCGCGTCCTACACCCACCTCGGCGGCAAGCTCGCCGACATCGTCGCCTTCTCCTTCGGCAGCGAGGCCACGGCTTCCAACGACGAGTTCAAGGCCTTTGCGCATGACGTCGCGATGCAGGTGGCAGCCGCCGCCCCCGTCGCCGCAAAGCGCGAGGACGTGCCTGCCGAGACCATCGAGCACGAGAAGTCCATCTACATGGCCCAGGCCGCCGACTCCGGCAAGCCCGAGGCCATCCAGGAGAGGATCGCCACCGGCAAGCTCGAGAAGTTCTACAAGGAGGTCGTCCTCACCGAGCAGGAGTTCATCAAGGATGGCTCCGTGACGATCTCCGAGCTGGCTGGGAAGGTCGGCAAGGCCTGCGGCGACACCATCACCATCGAGTCCTTCGTCCGCTTCGCCTTCGGCGCGTAG
- a CDS encoding DNA-processing protein DprA, with amino-acid sequence MPDGGERWELRRGEEGWPPSLESLEQPPDIIYGMGDRSTLTNSCLSVIGARRATPYGLAAARLAGRVAAESGITLVSGGALGCDAASARAALDAGGTTIVVSGTGADKVYPRSSEDVFARARTYGAVISLEPWGAPPKRYTFPRRNPIIAALSQSTVICEAGRHSGTFSTAMAAAQMGRDLYVIPGSIFSPESMGANQLIADGAYIIPSEMDLEQRISLDYGVLRMVREGVPRTEGRIVSALISEPTRADDLARFLGESVVGILGALADYESKGMVRRLPDGRFSLTESAYLAHDRMVRRHGDELAQDGGGGASCQTIGG; translated from the coding sequence ATGCCTGATGGAGGGGAACGGTGGGAGCTCAGGAGGGGAGAGGAGGGGTGGCCCCCATCCCTGGAGTCCCTGGAGCAGCCCCCGGACATCATCTATGGGATGGGTGACCGGTCGACCCTCACGAACAGCTGCCTCTCGGTCATCGGTGCCCGCCGCGCGACGCCCTATGGCCTCGCTGCCGCACGGCTGGCCGGCAGGGTCGCTGCCGAGAGTGGCATCACGCTCGTCTCCGGAGGTGCGCTGGGATGCGATGCGGCCTCGGCGCGCGCGGCCCTCGACGCGGGAGGCACGACGATCGTGGTGAGCGGTACCGGTGCCGACAAGGTCTACCCGCGCTCCTCCGAGGACGTGTTCGCGCGCGCCAGAACGTATGGTGCCGTCATTTCTCTCGAACCCTGGGGGGCGCCGCCCAAGCGCTACACCTTTCCACGCCGCAACCCCATCATCGCCGCGCTCTCACAGAGCACGGTCATCTGTGAGGCGGGACGTCACTCGGGGACGTTCTCCACGGCCATGGCGGCCGCGCAGATGGGGCGTGACCTCTACGTGATACCAGGCAGCATCTTCTCGCCGGAATCCATGGGGGCCAACCAGCTCATAGCGGACGGTGCGTACATCATCCCCTCCGAGATGGACCTCGAGCAGCGCATCTCGCTGGACTACGGGGTGCTGCGCATGGTACGCGAGGGCGTGCCGAGGACGGAGGGGCGCATCGTGTCCGCGCTCATCTCCGAGCCGACACGGGCCGATGACCTCGCGCGCTTTTTGGGGGAGAGCGTCGTTGGCATACTCGGTGCGCTCGCCGACTATGAGAGCAAGGGCATGGTGCGGCGTCTTCCGGACGGACGGTTCAGCCTGACGGAGTCGGCCTACCTTGCACACGATAGAATGGTCAGACGACATGGAGACGAGCTGGCACAGGACGGCGGAGGGGGAGCGTCATGTCAGACGATAGGAGGGTGA
- a CDS encoding phosphatidate cytidylyltransferase: protein MRGWTEKLITRVASGAIYALVVIACLFLGRWATALLVTAMAWQCCSEFFHMTRIAGRMANEPLGLSMAALFALAPLTRSLFAMLVLVLLLLVAAAGWYVVTPRANIGDVSTTVFGPLYTSLMFSPIVLIRMYDKGSIMGALLAFGVIVSIWANDAMAFFVGSRIGRHKLAPKISPNKSIEGLVGGMAACMLIWVVLWASGAFALSLPLAVASGFAVGLFGVVGDLFESRIKRGVGLKDSGDFMPGHGGMLDRSDSLLFGCTVAFFMLHLGGIL from the coding sequence GTGCGCGGCTGGACGGAGAAGCTCATAACGCGCGTGGCATCTGGTGCCATCTACGCCCTCGTGGTCATTGCCTGCCTCTTCCTGGGGCGCTGGGCCACGGCCCTGCTCGTGACGGCGATGGCCTGGCAGTGCTGTTCCGAGTTCTTTCACATGACGCGCATCGCCGGTCGTATGGCAAACGAGCCTTTGGGCCTGTCCATGGCGGCGCTGTTTGCCCTGGCGCCTCTCACGAGGTCGCTGTTCGCCATGCTCGTGCTCGTGCTGCTCCTGTTGGTAGCGGCTGCCGGGTGGTATGTGGTCACGCCGCGCGCGAACATCGGGGACGTGAGCACCACGGTATTCGGTCCGCTCTACACCTCGCTCATGTTCTCGCCCATCGTCCTCATCAGGATGTATGACAAGGGCAGCATCATGGGCGCGCTGCTTGCCTTCGGCGTCATAGTCTCCATCTGGGCAAACGATGCGATGGCATTCTTTGTGGGCTCACGCATCGGCAGGCACAAGCTTGCCCCCAAGATCTCCCCCAACAAGAGCATCGAGGGTCTTGTGGGCGGTATGGCCGCCTGCATGCTCATCTGGGTGGTGCTGTGGGCGTCAGGCGCCTTTGCGCTGTCGCTTCCCCTCGCCGTGGCCTCGGGCTTCGCCGTTGGCCTGTTTGGCGTGGTGGGAGACCTGTTCGAGTCGCGCATCAAACGCGGTGTGGGGCTTAAGGACTCCGGTGACTTCATGCCGGGGCACGGTGGCATGCTCGACCGTTCCGACTCCCTGCTCTTTGGGTGTACCGTTGCATTCTTCATGCTCCATCTGGGAGGAATTCTTTGA
- the trmFO gene encoding methylenetetrahydrofolate--tRNA-(uracil(54)-C(5))-methyltransferase (FADH(2)-oxidizing) TrmFO, whose product MSDDRRVTVIGGGLAGSECALALAGRGVPVTLVEQRPNAVAPAHHTSDFAELVCSNSFKSLRHDSAAGLLKEELGAMGSTLIGLADAASVPAGGALAVDRVRFSSLVTQAISAHELIEVERREAIAVPDGPCVIAAGPLCSQALFDALCRRLGTTSLSFFDAAAPIVDAESIDRGVAFVQSRYEDAGAGDYLNCPMDRGEYDRFYDELLGAKRTILRDFEQGDLFSACQPVEEVARTGRDALRFGALKPVGLLDPRSGRRPWAAVQLRAENRGRTAYNLVGFQTNLTWGEQRRVFRLIPGLGHAEFFRYGVMHRNSFVDSPRALDGSFAIPGTTVRLAGQITGTEGYTEAIASGLFAALNTYADLKGLERPALPVTSAFGSLVAYATNPATDPYQPMHVNFGLVPPLEGPHLKKRARYRAYADRATRDLLAFVASRPDLFGTF is encoded by the coding sequence ATGTCAGACGATAGGAGGGTGACGGTCATAGGCGGCGGACTCGCGGGGAGCGAGTGCGCCCTTGCGCTCGCCGGGCGGGGGGTGCCCGTGACGCTTGTCGAGCAGCGCCCCAATGCCGTGGCACCCGCCCATCACACCTCGGACTTTGCCGAGCTCGTGTGCTCAAACTCCTTCAAGTCCCTGAGGCATGACAGTGCCGCGGGCCTCCTCAAGGAGGAGCTCGGGGCGATGGGGTCGACGCTCATTGGGCTGGCGGACGCAGCGAGCGTCCCGGCTGGTGGGGCCCTGGCGGTGGACAGGGTACGCTTCTCGTCCCTCGTGACCCAGGCCATCAGTGCGCATGAGCTCATCGAGGTCGAGCGCCGCGAGGCCATCGCCGTCCCGGATGGCCCCTGCGTCATCGCGGCAGGGCCCCTGTGCTCGCAGGCGCTCTTCGATGCGCTCTGCCGTCGCCTGGGCACGACGTCCCTCTCGTTCTTTGATGCCGCCGCCCCCATCGTGGACGCGGAGTCCATAGATCGAGGCGTGGCCTTCGTACAGTCGCGCTATGAGGACGCCGGCGCGGGCGACTATCTCAACTGCCCCATGGACAGGGGCGAGTATGATCGCTTCTATGACGAGCTGCTTGGTGCCAAGCGTACGATCCTGAGGGACTTCGAGCAGGGGGACCTCTTCAGTGCCTGTCAGCCCGTGGAGGAGGTCGCCCGCACCGGTCGTGACGCGCTGCGCTTCGGTGCCCTCAAGCCGGTGGGGCTTTTGGATCCACGCAGCGGCAGGCGTCCCTGGGCGGCCGTCCAACTAAGGGCTGAGAACAGGGGGCGCACGGCCTATAACCTCGTTGGCTTCCAGACCAACCTCACATGGGGCGAGCAGCGGCGCGTCTTTCGCCTCATCCCCGGGCTTGGGCACGCCGAGTTCTTCCGCTATGGCGTCATGCATCGCAACTCCTTCGTGGACTCGCCCCGTGCGCTGGACGGGAGCTTTGCGATCCCCGGCACGACGGTGCGCCTTGCGGGGCAGATCACGGGCACGGAGGGCTACACCGAGGCCATCGCGTCGGGGCTGTTTGCCGCCCTGAACACCTATGCCGACCTCAAGGGGCTCGAGCGTCCCGCACTGCCCGTGACGTCGGCGTTCGGGTCGCTCGTCGCCTATGCCACCAACCCGGCCACGGATCCCTATCAGCCCATGCACGTCAACTTTGGCCTCGTGCCGCCCCTTGAGGGTCCTCACCTCAAGAAGCGCGCACGCTACCGGGCCTATGCCGACCGCGCCACCAGGGACCTCCTGGCGTTCGTTGCCTCGCGTCCCGACCTCTTCGGGACCTTCTGA
- the pyrH gene encoding UMP kinase → MSGYRYHRVLLKLSGEALMGSKEFGIDPDVPQRIADRLKPAYEGGVQIAVVVGGGNIFRGLSGAAAGMDRAQGDNMGMLATVINSLALQDTFEHNGMQCRVMSAIEMHQVSETYIRRRAIRHLEKGRITIFAAGTGNPYFTTDTAAALRACEIGAEVLMKATKVDGIYDADPVTHPDAQRFDTITYHDVLAQGLKVMDATAAALCHDNHMPIMVFDLDGDNVFERALRGEAVGTTVVEG, encoded by the coding sequence GTGTCTGGATACAGGTATCATCGCGTGTTGCTCAAGCTTTCGGGCGAGGCGCTCATGGGATCCAAGGAGTTTGGCATCGACCCGGATGTCCCCCAGCGGATTGCGGACAGGCTCAAGCCCGCCTATGAGGGGGGCGTCCAGATCGCCGTGGTCGTGGGCGGCGGCAACATCTTCCGTGGCCTCTCCGGGGCGGCGGCTGGCATGGATCGCGCCCAGGGCGACAACATGGGCATGCTGGCCACGGTCATCAACAGTCTGGCTCTGCAGGACACCTTCGAGCACAATGGCATGCAGTGCCGCGTCATGAGCGCCATCGAGATGCACCAGGTGTCCGAGACCTACATCCGTCGTCGTGCCATACGCCACCTGGAGAAGGGGCGCATCACCATCTTCGCAGCCGGCACGGGCAACCCCTACTTCACGACGGACACCGCGGCGGCCCTGCGCGCCTGCGAGATCGGGGCCGAGGTGCTCATGAAGGCCACCAAGGTGGACGGCATCTACGACGCCGACCCCGTGACGCATCCCGATGCCCAGCGCTTCGACACCATCACCTATCATGACGTGCTCGCCCAGGGGCTCAAGGTGATGGATGCCACGGCAGCGGCCCTCTGCCACGACAACCACATGCCCATCATGGTCTTCGACCTCGATGGGGACAACGTCTTCGAACGTGCCCTCAGGGGAGAGGCGGTCGGCACGACCGTCGTGGAAGGATAG
- a CDS encoding tyrosine recombinase XerC: MAASTSMREPVLAPTDEFARLRDGFVSFLTRVRRLSPHTVRAYASDLTAFGAWLHRRGLGLATLSHRDLRGYLGELSRAGYATKTINRHLSSVRSFFSWLEREGLVANGAADALMGPKVAQRLPHTVSDGDVTRLLDACGGDAAGGRDALLIELLYASGARIAEAAHLTVGDIDASQAQLHLFGKGSKERIVPLYQGIMGRLSAYVAGARQELLSHAKGRRTDALFVSTRGNAMSADALRDAFERRVREAGLDASVTPHSLRHSFATELLGGGADLRSVQELLGHASLSTTQIYTHLSIERLKDAARQAHPRAE, encoded by the coding sequence ATGGCCGCCTCGACCTCCATGCGCGAGCCAGTGCTGGCCCCCACCGACGAGTTCGCACGCCTGCGGGATGGCTTCGTCTCGTTTCTGACGCGCGTCCGCAGGCTGTCTCCCCACACGGTGCGTGCCTATGCCAGTGACCTCACGGCATTTGGGGCATGGCTGCACAGGAGGGGTCTCGGGCTCGCCACGCTCTCCCATCGTGACCTTAGGGGGTACCTTGGCGAGCTCTCACGTGCCGGCTATGCCACCAAGACCATCAACCGCCACCTTTCGAGTGTGCGGTCGTTCTTCTCGTGGCTCGAGCGCGAGGGCCTTGTCGCGAATGGGGCCGCTGATGCCCTGATGGGACCCAAAGTCGCCCAACGTCTGCCCCATACGGTCTCCGACGGGGACGTGACCCGGCTGCTGGATGCCTGCGGTGGCGATGCCGCCGGCGGGCGCGATGCGCTCCTCATAGAGCTGCTGTATGCCAGCGGGGCGCGCATCGCCGAGGCGGCGCATCTGACGGTGGGGGACATCGATGCCTCCCAAGCGCAGCTGCACCTCTTTGGCAAGGGCTCCAAGGAGCGCATCGTCCCTCTGTATCAGGGGATCATGGGGCGGCTGTCCGCCTATGTCGCGGGCGCGCGCCAGGAGCTGCTCTCACATGCCAAGGGACGGCGAACCGACGCCCTCTTCGTCTCCACGCGGGGCAACGCCATGAGCGCCGACGCGCTGCGCGACGCCTTCGAGCGACGGGTCAGGGAGGCGGGGCTGGACGCCAGCGTGACGCCGCACTCCCTCCGCCACAGCTTTGCGACGGAGCTTCTGGGCGGCGGCGCAGACCTCAGGAGCGTGCAGGAGCTCTTGGGGCATGCCAGCCTCTCCACGACGCAGATCTACACGCACCTCTCGATCGAGCGCCTCAAGGATGCCGCGCGGCAGGCGCATCCGCGAGCGGAGTAG